Proteins co-encoded in one Meiothermus sp. genomic window:
- a CDS encoding tRNA (adenine-N1)-methyltransferase, whose amino-acid sequence MTYGDWALLQDRRGRTYLFRLQEGGMFNYHRGSLHHEAIVHAGVGGRVATPQGELFTIHRPTLEDYVLHMPRETTPTYPKDAATLCFLLDLAPGMRVLEAGSGSGGLTLYLARAVGPSGQVWSYETRPKHQARARRNLSEFEDWGNVTWVEADLAQAELPPKAFDGVALDLMEPWTVLSSVTPALKPDRFLACYLPNLTQVVTLLEEIKLHKLPYLTERTLEVLHREWDVRPPVAHPKFQQVGHTAFLVQLRRIR is encoded by the coding sequence ATGACCTACGGCGACTGGGCACTCTTGCAAGACCGGCGGGGCCGCACCTATCTGTTTCGTTTGCAGGAAGGCGGTATGTTCAACTATCACCGGGGCTCCTTGCACCATGAGGCCATCGTGCACGCAGGGGTCGGTGGGAGGGTTGCCACCCCTCAGGGCGAGCTCTTTACCATCCACCGCCCCACCCTGGAAGACTACGTGCTGCACATGCCCCGCGAGACCACCCCCACCTACCCCAAGGACGCCGCCACCCTCTGTTTTCTGCTCGACTTAGCCCCCGGTATGCGGGTGCTGGAGGCCGGTTCGGGCTCCGGGGGCCTGACCCTGTACCTAGCACGGGCGGTAGGGCCTTCAGGCCAGGTTTGGAGTTATGAGACCCGCCCCAAGCACCAGGCCCGGGCCCGACGCAACCTGAGCGAGTTTGAAGACTGGGGCAACGTGACCTGGGTGGAGGCCGACCTGGCCCAGGCCGAACTCCCCCCAAAAGCCTTCGACGGGGTGGCGCTCGACCTGATGGAGCCCTGGACGGTGCTGTCTAGCGTAACCCCGGCCCTCAAGCCCGACCGCTTTCTGGCCTGCTACCTACCCAACCTAACCCAGGTAGTAACGCTCCTGGAAGAAATAAAGCTGCACAAACTACCCTACCTAACAGAGCGCACCCTGGAAGTGCTGCACCGCGAGTGGGACGTGCGACCCCCTGTAGCCCACCCCAAGTTTCAGCAGGTGGGGCATACCGCGTTTTTGGTGCAGCTCAGGCGAATTAGGTAA